The Athene noctua chromosome 13, bAthNoc1.hap1.1, whole genome shotgun sequence genome has a segment encoding these proteins:
- the SH3GL3 gene encoding endophilin-A3, with protein MSVAGLKKQFHKASQLFSEKISGAEGTKLDEEFQEMERKIDVTNKAVTELLSKSTEYLQPNPAYRAKLGMLNTMSKIRGQVKTTGYPQTEGLLGDCMIRYGRELGDDSMFGLALLDAGESMKQMAEVKDSLDINVKQNFIDPLQLLQDKDLKEIGHHLKKLEGRRLDYDYKKKRFGKIPDEEVRQAVEKFEESKELAERSMFNFLENDVEQVSQLAVFVEAALDYHKQSTEILEDLQSKLQNRINVASSRPKREFKPKPVITTTLEIGDNQQHNGIAYSSSIKSSGSSMHMDQPCCQALYDFEPENEGELGFKEGDIITLTNQIDENWYEGMLNGESGFFPINYVEVMVPLPQ; from the exons ttgttCAGTGAAAAAATAAGTGGTGCAGAAGGAACAAAGTTAGATGAAGAATTTCAAGAGATGGAAAGG aaaattGATGTTACTAATAAAGCTGTAACGGAACTTCTGTCCAAATCCACAGAGTATCTTCAGCCAAATCCAG CATACAGAGCCAAGCTGGGAATGCTGAACACTATGTCAAAGATCAGAGGACAGGTTAAAACCACAGGCTATCCCCAGACAGAGGGACTCCTGGGAGACTGCATGATACGGTATGGCAGAGAGCTTGGCGATGATTCTATGTTTG GCCTTGCACTACTGGATGCTGGTGAGAGCATGAAGCAAATGGCAGAGGTGAAGGACTCGCTTGATATTAATGTCAAACAAAATTTTATTGATCCTCTACAGTTATTGCAGGACAAAGATTTAAAAGAGATTGGG CATCATTTGAAGAAATTAGAAGGACGCCGTTTGGATTATGATTATAAAAAGAAGCGTTTTGGAAAGATACCAGATGAAGAAGTTAGACAAGCAGTAGAAAAATTTGAAGAGTCAAAGGAACTGGCTGAAAGAAGCATGTTCAATTTCTTAGAAAATGAT GTAGAACAAGTTAGCCAGTTGGCTGTATTTGTAGAAGCAGCACTAGATTACCATAAACAATCCACAGAAATTTTGGAGGATCTGCAGAGCAAGCTGCAAAACCG AATAAATGTAGCATCTAGTAGGCCTAAGCGTGAATTTAAGCCAAAGCCTGTAATAACTACAACTCTGGAAATTGGTGATAATCAGCAGCACAATGGGATTGCCTATAGTTCTTCCATAAAATCATCAG GTTCTTCAATGCACATGGATCAGCCTTGCTGCCAAGCTCTCTATGACTTTGAGCCAGAAAATGAAGGCGAGCTTGGGTTTAAGGAAGGGGACATCATAACTTTGACCAATCAGATTGATGAGAATTGGTATGAGGGGATGTTAAATGGAGAGTCTGGCTTCTTCCCCATTAATTATGTTGAAGTGATGGTTCCCTTGCCTCAGTGA